ACTCGTCATAGAAGCGGCGGTGCGCTTCGGCGTCGTCGTTGTCGCCGCGCATCAGATCGAGATAGAAGTCCCAATGCGACTTCAGGTGGCGGTCCGGGTTCATCGCGACGAAGCCCGCGTGCTGCAGAAAGCCGGGATAGACCAGGCGACCTGCGCCGGGATAGTTGGCCGGCACCGGATGGATCACGTGATTCTCGAACCACTCGTAGGACTTGTTCGTGGCGAGCGAATTGACCGAGGTCGGGCTCTTGCGTGCGTCGATCGGGCCGCCCATCATCGTCATCGTCCTGGGCGTGGTTTCGCCGTTCGATGCCATGAGCGAGATTGCGCCGAGCACCGGCACGGTCGGCTGACATACCGAGATCACATGCAGGTTTTCCGCGCCGATATGGCGAATGAACTCCTGGATGTAGGCGACGTAGTCGTCCAGATGGAACGCACCGGCCTCGAGCGGCACCATGCGCGCATCGACCCAGTCCGTGATGTAGACCTTATGGTCCTTGAGCAGCGTCTTGACCGTGTCGCGCAGCAGCGTGGCGTGATGTCCCGAGAGCGGCGCCACGACGAGCACCACCGGATCGTCCTTGAGCTGACCGACGGCGCTGGCGTCGTCGGCATAACGCTTGAAGCGCAGCAGGCGGCAGAACGGCTTTTCCATCGCCGTCATTTCCACGACCGGGATGTTATGACCGTCGACCTCGACTGCCTTGATATCGAATTCGGGCTTTTCGTAGTCTTTGCCGAGCCGGTAGAGCAGTTCGTATCCGGCGGCGATGCGCGGCGCTCCGGGCATCATGGCAAGCAGGCTGCCGGGATTGACGAAAGTCGTCGCCGCGGCCTTTGCCCACGTGGTGAGAGGATTCAGCCACGCGCGGTTGTACTCATGAATCTGATACAGCATGTTGTGTGCCCTGAGGCGGAGGATGAGGAATTATGCAACCGTTTATCACGGCTGTGCAACGCAGCATAACCCTGATATATGGCATTTCCGCATCAGAGCCATAGTCTGAGCATATTCCAGCGATTGTTATTAACTATCGTTGTTGCATTGCAACAAATCGAAGGTCAAAAAAAGCCCGCCGGCAGGGCGGGCTTCCTCATTGCGCATCGTGCATGCAGACGGCGATTACTTCAGCACTGCGGCGATGGCCTTGACCACGGTGTCGATATTCTTGTCGTTGAGCGCGGCCACGCAGATGCGGCCCGTGCTGACAGCGTAAATGCCGAACTCTTCGCGCAGACGCTCGACCTGATCGGCGGTGAGGCCCGAGTACGAGAACATGCCGCGCTGCTTGATCACGAACGAGAAGTCGCGATCCACGCCCTCGGCGCGCAGTTTCTCGACCAGCTTCAGACGCATGTCGCGGATGCGCTCGCGCATTTCCGCCAGCTCCTCTTCCCACAGGGCGCGCAGTTCGGCGTTGCCCAGGACGGCGGCGACGACCGAGCCGCCGTGCGTCGGCGGGTTCGAATAATTCGTGCGAATCACGCGCTTGAGCTGCGAGAGCACGCGGGCCGACTCGTCCTTGTTGGCCGTGACGATCGACAGCGCGCCGACACGCTCGCCATACAGCGAGAACGACTTCGAGAACGAGCTCGACACGAAGAAGTTGAGGCCGGCGGCGGCGAACAGGCGCACCACGGCGGCATCGGCGTCGATGCCGTCGCCGAAGCCCTGGTAGGCGATGTCGAGGAACGGCACCAGCTTGCGGGCCTTCACGATTTCCACGACTTGCGCCCACTGGTCCATCGTCAGGTCGACGCCGGTCGGATTGTGGCAGCAGGCGTGCAGCACGACGATCGTACCTTCCGGTTCTGCGCCGAGTCGCTCGAGCATGCCCTTCAGGTTCACGCCATGGGTCGCGGCATCGTAGTACGGGTACGAAATGACGTTGAAACCGGCTTGCGTGAACAGGGCGCGGTGGTTTTCCCAGCTCGGGTCGCTGATGGCGACGTTGGCGTTGGGCGTCAGTTGCTTGAGGAAGTCGGCGCCGATTTTCAGCGCACCGGTGCCGCCGAGGGCCTGGGCGGTGATCACGCGGCCTTCGGCCAGCACGGGCGATTCCTTGCCGAACAGCATTTCCTGGACGGCCTTGTCATAGGCGGCGATGCCTTCGATCGGCAGATAGCCGCGCGGCAGACCGGCAGCCACGCGTTGTTCTTCCGCTGCCTTGACGGCCTTGAGCAGGGGCAGTTTGCCTTCCGCGTTGAAATACACGCCCACGCCCAGATTCACCTTGTTGGTGCGGGGATCGGCGTTGTAGGCTTCGTTCAGACCAAGGATAGGGTCGCGCGGGGCGAGTTCGACAGCGGAGAAGAGAGTCATTTCGACGGCTCGAGGCAGGTAGTAGGAAAATGCAGCGGGTCGGCCGCAACATGCGCAGGATCGGCCCAACGGCACATTTTAGCGAAGATTGACCGCGCTTGTGGTGAATGCGTGGCGCGAATGTGCGAATTGATGGCATTTCGGCACGAAAACTGCCAAGCAATGCCAGAAATTGGCGAGAAGTCGGAAAAACCGCTGCCGCCGGCCAGTCCCGCCGCTGTCACCCATCGGCGTCAGGGAATGATCCGACGCGCTAGAATGCTGGATTCCGTCCCTCATGCTCGCGCCCCCGCCATGACCCCTGCGGCTGACAACGATCTCGACGAAAGCAAGTTCCTGACGTTCCCGGATTCGCCCTATCAGCTCTACTGCCCGTTTCCGCCCGCCGGCGACCAGCCCGCGGCGATCGACCAGTTGGTCGAAGGCGTCGAGGACGGTCTGGCGTTTCAGACGCTGCTCGGCGTGACGGGCTCGGGCAAGACCTTCACGATGGCCAACGTCATCGCGCGGCTGGGCCGTCCGGCCATCGTGTTCGCGCCTAACAAGACGCTGGCCGCCCAGTTGTACTCCGAGTTCCGCGAGTTCTTTCCGCGTAACGCCGTCGAGTACTTCGTCTCGTACTACGACTACTACCAGCCCGAAGCGTACGTGCCGCAGCGCGATCTCTTCATCGAGAAGGACTCGTCGGTCAACGAGCACATCGAGCAGATGCGCCTGTCGGCCACGAAGAGCCTGCTGGAGCGGCGCGACGTCGTGATCGTGGCGACCGTCTCGGCCATCTACGGTATCGGCAACCCGAACGAATACCACCAGATGATTCTGACGGTGCGTCAGGGCGACAAGATGGGCCAGCGCGAGATCATCGCGCGGCTGATCGCCATGCAGTACACCCGCAACGAAACCGATTTCGGACGCGGCACGTTCCGCGTGCGTGGCGACACCATCGACATCTTCCCCGCGGAACACGCCGAACTGGCGCTGCGCGTCGAGTTGTTCGACGACGAGGTCGACACGCTGCAACTGTTCGATCCGCTCACGGGGCGCGTGCGACAGAAGGTGCCGCGCTTTACCGTCTATCCGTCCTCGCATTACGTGACGCCGCGCGACACCGTGCTGCGCGCCATCGAGACGATCAAGGAAGAACTGCGCGAGCGACTCGATTTCTTCTACAAGGAAGGCAAGCTCGTCGAGGCGCAACGGCTCGAACAGCGCACGCGCTTCGATCTCGAAATGTTGCAGGAACTGGGTTTCTGCAAAGGCATCGAGAACTACTCGCGGCATTTGTCCGGCGCCGCGCCCGGCGAGCCGCCGCCGACCCTCGTCGACTATCTGCCGCCCGACGCCCTGATGTTCCTCGACGAATCGCACGTGCTCATCGGTCAGCTCAACGGCATGTACAACGGCGACCGGGCGCGCAAGGAGAACCTCGTCAACTACGGCTTCCGTCTGCCGTCGGCGCTGGACAACCGTCCGCTCAAGTTTGCCGAATATGAACGCAAGATGCGTCAGGCGATCTTCGTGTCCGCGACGCCGGCCGACTACGAAAAGCAGCGTACGGGGCAGGTGGTGGAGCAGGTGGTGCGTCCGACCGGGCTGATCGATCCGATCATCATCGTACGGCCCGCGCGTACCCAGGTCGACGATGTGCTCTCCGAGATCAACAAGCGCGTGGCCGTCGAGGAGCGTGTGCTGGTTACGACGCTCACGAAGCGCATGGCCGAACAGCTGACCGAATACCTGTCCGACAACGGCGTGAAGGTCCGCTATCTGCACAGCGACATCGACACGGTGGAGCGGGTCGAGATCATCCGTGATCTGCGGCTCGGCGCGTTCGACGTACTGGTCGGCATCAACCTGTTGCGCGAAGGGTTGGACATTCCGGAAGTGTCGCTCGTCGCGATTCTGGACGCCGACAAGGAAGGTTTCCTGCGTGCGGAGCGCTCGCTGATTCAGACGATCGGACGCGCGGCGCGTAACGTGAACGGCACCGCCATTCTGTATGCGGACAGGATGACCGACTCCATGACGCGAGCCATTGGCGAGACGGAGCGTCGTCGGGCCAAGCAACTGGCGCACAACGAGGCGCATGGCATCGTGCCGCAGGGGGTGAAAAAGCGCATCAAGGACATCATCGACGGTGTGTACGATCCGCAGGACGCCAAGGCCGAACTCGCCGAAGCCAAGGAGCAGGCGCACTATCAGGACATGTCGGAAAAGCAGTTGGCGCGCGAGATCAAGAAGCTCGAGAAGCAGATGCAGGAGCACGCGCGCAACCTCGAATTCGAAAAGGCGGCGAAGGTGCGCGACCAGTTGCTGCACGTGAAGGCGCTGGTGTTCGGGACGGACGGCGCGAGCGAGGCTGAATTGGGGCCGAAGGCTTGAGCCGCGCGCAGCACACGGAGAACGTCGCGAAGGGAAAAGACGTCAGTTCCGTTCGTCTGCATGGACAGCCCTGACGCTGCCCGCAAACTCGCACGCGCGGCCAAGACAGGTGCCGCATGTCACATTGACCTTGTGGCAGCCTTGTGGAGCCGGGCTTTGCCGCGCGGGGTCAGGCTGCCATCGGCCCGAAGGTAATTTTTCAGTGCCTTAGCCTGGACATTTTCTTGCTGGGTCAGGCCTCCGAGCCCGCCTGCGGCCTCAATCCCCGCTTTGCCGAGGGTTGCCCACCGTCGCAACATGGCGTCGGTGATCTTCGCTTTCTCGCGTGGGTTGAGCCGATCCTCGCCGAGCTGGTTCAGCGTCCCGTCCGCCCGAAGGTAGAGTCTGAGTGTCCCGACCGTGACATTGTCCTGCCGGGCCAGACCGGCGAGCCCGCCCGCGGCCTCGATTCCCGCTTGGCCGAGAGTTGCCCACCGTCGCAACATGGCGTCGGTGATCTTCGCTTTCCTGCACGGGGCGAGCCGGTTCTCGCCGAGTTGGGTCAGGCTGCCGTCGGGACGAAGGTAGGTTCTCAGTGTTGTGAGGGTGACGTTGCCCCGCGAGGCCACGCCCTCGAGCCCACCCGCGGCCTTAATCCCCGCTTGGCCGAGGGTTGCCCACCGTCGCAACATGGCGTTGGTGATCCTCGCTTTCGTGCCCAGGTTGAGCCGGTCTTCGCCGCGCTGGGTCAGGCTGCCATCGGCACGAAGGTAATTTCTTAATGATGCAGCCGGGACATTGTTCCGCCTGGCCAGACCGTCGAGCCCATCCGCGGCCTCAATCCCCGCTTGGCCGAGGGTTGCCCACTGTCGCAGCATGGCGTTGGTGATCTGCGCTTTCCCGCCCGGGTTGAGCCGGTCTTCGCCGTGCTGGGTCAGGCTGCCGTCAAGATGAAGATAATTCCTCAGCGTCCCGGCCGGAACCTTGTTTTGCCTGGCCAGACCGTCGAGCCCGCCCGCGGCCTCAATCCCCGCTTGGCCGAGGGTTGCCCACCGTCGCAACATGGCGTTGGTGATCTTCATTTTTCCGTCCGACACGCCACCCTTTCTAGCCTTTCCAGCCTTTCGCCGGGGGCGTTTGGCTGGGGGCGGTATGAAAATGGTCTCCCTTTCACTGTCTGCGTCCGGTGGTGCCGAACGCTTTTCCGCTCCGCTGTTCGAGGTGCTCTCCAGTGTCGGGAGGGAAAGCGGTCGTTGGGCCGAACTCGACGGCCTGTCAGCCAACGCTCCGGCATTGGCCTGCGGTGCCGGGGGGGCTTCCATCTCCATGTCACCGGGCATCCACTCCATGGTTGGCGGTGCTGCATGGAGGGGCGGTCGTTGGGCTGAATCCGATGGCCAGTCGGCCAACGCCTCGGTATCGGCATGCGCCGTTGGCGAGCCCAGATACATGGCCAGTAGAACCGGTGTTTCGGAGGGTAGCGGCCGGGGGGGCGAACTCGACAGTGGGCTGACCCACGCGCTGGCACTGGCCTGCTGCGCTGATGCAGCGTCCATGTCCATGTATGTCAGCTCCCTTTCGACTATTCGCGCTGTTGCAGAGAGCGGCGGTCGTTGAGTTGAATCCGACGGCCAGTCTGCCAACGCCTCGGTATCGGCATGCGCCGCTGGTGAGCCCAGATACATGGCCAATAGAACCGGTGTGTCGGAGGGTAGCGGCCGTGGGGGCGAACTCGACAATGGGGTGAGCCACGCGCCGGCACTGGCCGCTTGTGCTGATGCGGCGTCCATGTCCATGTATGTCAGCGTCCCCTCGACCATGCGCGCTGTCGCGGAGGGCGGCGGTCGTTGAATCGAGCTCGTCGGTATGTCGACCAACGTGTCGGCACAGGCATGCGGTTGCTGAGAAACAGGCCACTGGCTCGCCAACCATGGATCCTGTCCGGCGACCGTCGGTGTCTTGAGGGGCGTCAGGCGCTGGCTCAAGCTCCACGACGAACAAGGCCACCCGCCAGCCTGCCATACTTCACGCACGTCGGCGCCAAATGGATTCGGTAGCGTTGACGTCGAGGTCGTCAAGGGAGGTTGGGAGCGCTGCGCTCCAGCGCCGGAAATGGGACGCATGTATTGTCTCGCGGAAACTCTTTCGTTCACGGCGTGCCCATCATTGTCGCGCCTCGCCGTGTGCTTTTTATTGTTGCAGAGGCTATGCCAGCGGCACTTGCATAAATCGCTCTTTTATCGCTCTTTTGGCATCGCGCAAATGCGGCGACGTTGTCAAACGTAGTAGAGTTGGACTGTCGCCAATCTCTGTCTGCCTCGGGAGTCGCGACGTTGGCGAGACGAAAAACTCATTCGGTATGCGAAGCGTTTTGTTCGTCGCTGGCGTAGCCATGTGACGAGGTAGTCAAGAGGTGCGGTAATTTTCAAGTCATGAGGTGAGATATGGGTGAAGTTATTTCCTTGGAAACTCTGCGTTTGGTGCTGGCCCAAAAAGACATGATTGAGAAACTCGTGGAGCATGTGGACGTGCTTTGCGGGTCCTGCCTCACAAATAGCTGACGCATTTGGCCAAGGCTGGGCAGCTCTTCGCATCGAGGCGTGCCTGAAATTCCTGTTTCCTGCCCCCTTCGACGACCTGACGCTCCCGTCGCCGTGGTAGCCGCCCAAGGGCACATTGGAGCAATGGATGGATGCCGCTTCGCTTCGCAACAGAGCGGCATTTTTGTGCCTGCACCGGTGAGCTGCGAAATTGCTCATGTCGGTGGCGCCGCTCCGTCATTGAGGTTGTAATCCGCGCAGTACCGCCGCTCGTGCCGGCCGCACCCCCCCTTGCGGAGCGGGACGAGGATAAGGTCGTTCAAGACGTTGCCGGATGCGCGAGCCATGGCGGCAGCACCTGCCCGCGCCCAGGGCGGTTTCGGTAGACTGTTCAAAACCGTTATGCACGTGTTTGATTCCATTGAGTCGAAACAGGACGTTCCCGCGCCTGTTTTTTGCTGCTCAATCGTCTCTCCGTTATTTGAATTTAATGAAAAGAACATCGGTCTTGTTTATCTGCATGGGCAACATCTGCCGTTCGCCGAGTGCGGACGGTATTTTTCGTCATCGGCTGGCGGAAGCGGGGTTGTCGGATCTGATCGAAGTCGATTCGGCTGGCACGCATGGCTATCACCTCGGTCACGCGCCTGACGTACGTACGCAAGCGGCGGCAAAGCGCCGGGGCTACGATCTGAGCGCGCTGGTGGCTCGCCGCGTCGACGCCGATGATTTCGAGCGATTCGATTGGATCGTCGCGATGGACGAGGCAAACGTCGCTGAACTCATGGCGCGCTGCCCGGCCGGGCAGCGTCACAAAATTGTGCGACTGATGGACTTCGCCACGCGTCACGACGCGACGGAAGTCCCCGATCCGTATTACGGCGGCGAACAAGGCTTCGAGACGGTGCTCGACTACATCGAGGACGGTCTCGACGGTCTGCTCGAACGGCTGAAGCAGGACGCGCCGGACAAATAAACCGCAGGTCATTGCCACCCGCGTCGATCCTGCATCTTTCCAGCGTTTGCGAGCGGGCGTTCGCGCCACGCTTCGCGAACAGCCCCGGGGCGCCCACGGCAGCGTCGGGACGGCGCGTTTCCGCCGCCCGCGGATGCGGCTATCATGCGCCCCATTACCCGCGTATGGGCAGCGTTCGCGCAGGTTTGCGCGGGTTTGCGCGGGTTTCGCCGGTCTCCGCGGTTTCCTATGTTCCCGTTGTCTTCCCATCCTCCTTTCCGGTGGTCCCGATAGATGCTCAAATCGCTTACTTCGTACTGGCGCAAATGGCGCGCTTCGCGCCATGCCGGTCATCAACTCGATGAACTGCTCGCGCATGCCGATCCGGCGGCGCCGCTGGCCGTCAGGAACCAGTGGCTGATCGAGTTGGCGCATTGGGTGCAAAAGCGCGGCGCGCTCGTCAACGAGGAACGTGGAGAAGGGGAGGTCGCGCGCTATCGTCCGCATACGCGTCTGCGCTATCTCCTGCAGATGCTCGAACGCAACCCGGCATGGCGACTGCCGGTAGCCCGTACGCTGCGAAGCATCATCAACGAGAGCGACGCCATTTCGCTGTTGTGCGATACCGGGATGCCCGTGCGCCCGGGCTTCTGGGGCGCACTCGTCGAGCGTATCGAGAAGGCGCTGATCCCACCGCCGCCCACGCGGCGCGATCTCTCGGCGTTGTGCGTGCTGATGTTCCCCGACGGCGACGCCGCCGACTGGATCGCCGCCATTCCGCCCGAACTGCTGGCCGACCTCATCGCGCTCCTGCACGAAGGGGAGGTCGAGGAAACGGACGCCGACTGGAACCCGTTCGCGCAGGATCTGCTCGCGGCGATGCACCATCTCGTCGATCAGATCGCTTCGACTGGGCTGTCGCAGGCGGTGCGCTCTCGGTTGACCTATCCGCGCGTCACGGAGTCGCCGTTCTACCGGCTCGGACGCGCCATGCAGGCACTGGAAGACGCCGGGCAGGAATTCGTGCGTGGCGCGCCGGCGTCGCAGCGCTTCGTGCAGGAGATCAACTTGTTTCGCGCGCTGCTCGACGATTGCGCTCGCGCGGTGCGGCAGGTGTATGCGCATCTCGACGAGAACGGCGTGAGCATCGATATCGTGTTTCAGGTCGAGCGCGCCAAGACCCGCATTCAACGGCTGGAACGTTTGCTCGAGGCGTGGCTCACGTCCGGTGACGTGGGCGACCGGGCCACGGCCCGCGTGCGTCTGCTCGCCGACCTCGTTCGTGCGAACCGGGCAAGCCAGAGCGTGGGCGAACTGGCGCGGACTTCGTTCGGGCTGCTCGCGCGCAAGGTCGTCGAGCGCAGCGCCGAGACCGGCGAACACTACATCGCGCGCAACCGCAGCGAGTATTTCTCCATGCTCAGGATGGCCTGTGGCGGCGGGCTCGTGACCGTGGTGACCGTCTACGTGAAGTTCCTGATCACGAGCGCCCATCTGCCGACGATCGTCGAAGGTTTTCTCGCGGGCGCCAACTACGCGGCGTGTTTCCTGTTCATGCACTTCTGCCATTTCACGCTGGCGACCAAGCAGCCCGCCATGACGGCGCCGGCCATCGCCAGTAAGCTCGACGACGTCGACACCCCCGCCGGCATGGACGCCTTCGTGCGCGAAGTGATCGCCCTCGTGCGTACGCAAGCGGCGGCCATCTTTGGCAACCTGGCGATGGTGTTTCCGTTCTGCCTGCTGGTGCAGTGGGCGGTGTCGGCGGCGCTCGGCATGAACACCATTGCGCCCGAGAAGGCGCATGCCACGCTCGCATCGTTCTCGATTTTCGGCGTGACACCGTTCTTTGCGGCCCTCACGGGCGTGCTGCTCTGGTGCTCCAGCCTGATCTCGGGCTGGGCCGACAACTGGTTCGCGCTGCATGGCATTGGCGACGTGCTGGCCTACAACCGGCGTGTGCGGTTCGTTCTTGGCCGCAACGGCGCCGCCCGGCTGGCCGACACTTGCCGCCGCCACATCGCGCCAGTGCTCGGCAACCTGACGCTGGGTTTCATGCTGGGACTGGTCCCCGCCGTGCTCACGGCGTTCGCGCTGCCGTTCGAAGTGCGTCACGTCACGCTCTCGACCGGCGCGATCGCGACTTCCATCGGCGTGCTCGGCCTGCCGGCGCTGCACGATCCGGCGCTCTGGCTGGCGGTGGCGGGGGTAGGGACGATGGCCCTGCTCAACGTCGGCGTCAGTTTTGCGTTAGCATTCCACATGGCGCTCCGTTCGCGTCCACTGCGACTGGGCGACCGCCGGCAAATCCATCGCGCCCTCTGGCGCGCCGTGCTGCGCAACCCCCTGGTGCTGCTGTTTCCTCTGCGCTCCCCGCGGAAGGACCTTGGTCCCGAAAAATAAGAATTTTCCCAGGCGGGCGAGGGAACTTCCGCAAAAAATGGGCCAGAAGTACTTGACTAAATTCGTAGGGAATTTATACTTGACGAAAATAGTCGAGATTAATCCCCTGCATCATCATGAGACTTACCACGAAAGGCCGTTTCGCCGTCACGGCGATGATCGACCTGGCCATGCGCCAGGACGCGGGTCCCGTGACGCTTGCGGGCATTAGTCAGCGTCAGCGAATTTCCCTCTCTTACCTGGAACAGCTCTTCGGCAAGCTGCGTCGCCACGAAATCGTGGAGAGCGTGCGCGGGCCGGGCGGCGGCTACAGTCTTGCGCGCCGCGCGGAAGAGGTGACGGTCGCTGACATCATCATCGCGGTCGACGAACCGCTCGATGCCACCCAATGCGGCAGCAAGGGCAATTGCGAGAAGGGCCAGGACGGCCATCGCGGCCACTGCATGACGCACGAGCTGTGGGCGACGCTCAACCAGAAGATGGTGGAGTATCTCGACTCCGTTTCGCTGCGCGACCTCGTCGAGCAGCAGCGCAGCAAGCAGGCCCAGCAGGCCGTCCTGCGCGACACGCGCGAGTCCGGCGCCAGCACGCAGACCGCCGCCACGCGCATCCCCAATTCGGTCTTCGATATGGCCCGTTCATAACAGGCGCCACGGCACGATCCTGGAGCACCCCATGAAAAACGACACCCTCAACCTTCCCATCTACATGGATTACAGCGCCACCACGCCGATCGACCCGCGCGTGGTGGACAAGATGCTGCCGTACCTGCGCGAGCAGTTCGGCAACCCTGCCTCGCGCAGCCACTCGTTTGGCTGGGCTGCCGAGCAGGCGGTGGAAGAGGCACGTGAGGAAGTCGCGAAGCTGGTGAACGCCGATTCGCGCGAGATCATCTGGACGTCGGGCGCCACGGAATCGAACAACCTCGCCATCAAGGGCGCGGCGCACTTCTACCAGGGCAAGGGCAAGCACCTCGTCACGGTGAAGACCGAGCACAAGGCCGTGCTCGACACCATGCGCGAACTCGAGCGCGAGGGCTTCGAAGTCACGTACCTGGACGTCAAGGACGACGGTCTGCTCGACCTCGACGTGTTCAAGGCCGCGCTGCGCCCGGACACGATCCTCGTGTCGGTCATGGCCGTGAACAACGAGATCGGCGTGATCCAGGACATCGCCACGATCGGCGAGATCTGCCGCGAGAAGGGCATCATCTTCCACGTCGACGCCGCACAGGCCACGGGCAAGATGCCCATCGACCTGAACACGCTGAAGGTCGACCTGATGTCGTTCTCGGCGCACAAGACGTACGGCCCGAAGGGTATCGGCGCCCTGTACGTACGCCGCAAGCCGCGCGTGCGGATCGAGGCGCAGATTCATGGCGGTGGCCACGAGCGCGGCATGCGTTCGGGCACGCTGGCCACGCACCAGATCGTGGGCATGGGCGAAGCGTTCCGTCTGGCACGTGAAGAGATGGCGGCGGAAAACGAGCGCGTTCGCGGACTGCGCGACCGTCTGCTGCGCGGTCTGAGCGAAATGGAAGAGGTGTACGTGAACGGCGACATGGAACGTCGCGTCGCGCACAACCTGAACATCAGTTTCAACTTCGTCGAAGGCGAGTCGCTGATCATGGCGATCAAGGATGTGGCGGTGTCGTCGGGTTCCGCGTGCACCTCGGCCTCGCTCGAGCCTTCGTACGTTCTGCGCGCCCTGGGTCGCAACGACGAACTGGCGCACAGCTCGATTCGCTTCACGGTCGGCCGCTTCACGACCGAAGCCGAAGTCGATTACGTGGTCGGTCTGCTCAAGAGCAAGATCGGCAAGCTGCGCGATCTGTCGCCGCTGTGGGAAATGTACAAGGACGGGGTCGATCTCAATTCGATCCAATGGGCCGCACACTGAGTATTCAAGGAGTTAGCCATGTCGTACAGCAAGGAAGTTCTGGATCACTACGAAAACCCGCGCAACGTCGGTTCGTTCGAAAAGGGCGATGATGCCGTCGGCACGGGCATGGTCGGCGCACCGGCCTGCGGCGACGTGATGAAGCTGCAGATTCGCGTGAACGACGCCGGTGTGATCGAAGACGCCGTGTTCAAGACCTACGGCTGCGGTTCGGCGATCGCATCGTCGTCGCTGGTGACCGAGTGGGTCAAGGGCAAGACGCTGGATCAGGCGCTCGAAATCAAGAACACGCAGATCGCCCAGGAACTGGCGCTGCCGCCGGTGAAGATTCACTGCTCGATTCTGGCCGAGGACGCCATCAAGGCGGCGGTGGCCGACTACAAGCAGAAGCACGGCGCGACGGCTGCGACGCCTGAAGTCGCCCCGGCGGCGTGACGGATAAAGGAATCGGGCAGAGATGGCCATTACATTGACCGAGAAGGCCGCGCAGCACGTATCGCGTTATCTGACGCGGCGCGGCAAGGGCGTGGGCCTGCGGCTGGGCGTGAAGACGACCGGCTGCTCGGGCCTGGCCTACAAGCTGGAATACGCCGATGAAGTGGCGGGCGAAGACACGGTCTTCGAAAGCCACGGCGTGAAGGTGATCGTCGATCCGAAGAGCTTGCCTTACATCGACGGCACCGAGCTCGACTTCGCTCGCGAAGGCCTGAACGAAGGATTCCGCTTCAACAATCCGAACGTCAAGGATGAGTGCGGCTGCGGCGAGTCGTTCCGCGTCTGAGTCTGCGCCGGCGCGCGAGATCGTCGGCTTCCGGCAGGACGAGGAAGGCCAGTGGGTTGCACAACTGGCGTGCGGGCACGGGCAGCATGTCCGGCACCTGCCTCCGTGGCAGATCCGGACATGGACGCAAACCGCGGCGGATCGCGACGCGATGCTCGGCACTACGCTGCGATGCCGCAAGTGTGAGCGCGGCGAGCCGCCCGATCGTTGACGACGGCGGGCGGTAGCGGCGGCAACAAGGCGGCGCAAGCCGCTTTTTTTACGGGTGCGCGGGTGCGAATGCGGTTCAGGCCGGCATCCGTGACGCAATGATGAGTGCGCGATGAGTGCATTGACTGACAACTATTTCACGCTGTTCGAGCTACCGCAGCGCTTCGCCATCGACATGGAAGCGCTCGACGCCGCCTATCGC
The Pandoraea pulmonicola DNA segment above includes these coding regions:
- a CDS encoding site-specific recombinase, whose protein sequence is MLKSLTSYWRKWRASRHAGHQLDELLAHADPAAPLAVRNQWLIELAHWVQKRGALVNEERGEGEVARYRPHTRLRYLLQMLERNPAWRLPVARTLRSIINESDAISLLCDTGMPVRPGFWGALVERIEKALIPPPPTRRDLSALCVLMFPDGDAADWIAAIPPELLADLIALLHEGEVEETDADWNPFAQDLLAAMHHLVDQIASTGLSQAVRSRLTYPRVTESPFYRLGRAMQALEDAGQEFVRGAPASQRFVQEINLFRALLDDCARAVRQVYAHLDENGVSIDIVFQVERAKTRIQRLERLLEAWLTSGDVGDRATARVRLLADLVRANRASQSVGELARTSFGLLARKVVERSAETGEHYIARNRSEYFSMLRMACGGGLVTVVTVYVKFLITSAHLPTIVEGFLAGANYAACFLFMHFCHFTLATKQPAMTAPAIASKLDDVDTPAGMDAFVREVIALVRTQAAAIFGNLAMVFPFCLLVQWAVSAALGMNTIAPEKAHATLASFSIFGVTPFFAALTGVLLWCSSLISGWADNWFALHGIGDVLAYNRRVRFVLGRNGAARLADTCRRHIAPVLGNLTLGFMLGLVPAVLTAFALPFEVRHVTLSTGAIATSIGVLGLPALHDPALWLAVAGVGTMALLNVGVSFALAFHMALRSRPLRLGDRRQIHRALWRAVLRNPLVLLFPLRSPRKDLGPEK
- a CDS encoding DUF3565 domain-containing protein; translated protein: MSAAAASRSASESAPAREIVGFRQDEEGQWVAQLACGHGQHVRHLPPWQIRTWTQTAADRDAMLGTTLRCRKCERGEPPDR
- a CDS encoding IscS subfamily cysteine desulfurase, giving the protein MKNDTLNLPIYMDYSATTPIDPRVVDKMLPYLREQFGNPASRSHSFGWAAEQAVEEAREEVAKLVNADSREIIWTSGATESNNLAIKGAAHFYQGKGKHLVTVKTEHKAVLDTMRELEREGFEVTYLDVKDDGLLDLDVFKAALRPDTILVSVMAVNNEIGVIQDIATIGEICREKGIIFHVDAAQATGKMPIDLNTLKVDLMSFSAHKTYGPKGIGALYVRRKPRVRIEAQIHGGGHERGMRSGTLATHQIVGMGEAFRLAREEMAAENERVRGLRDRLLRGLSEMEEVYVNGDMERRVAHNLNISFNFVEGESLIMAIKDVAVSSGSACTSASLEPSYVLRALGRNDELAHSSIRFTVGRFTTEAEVDYVVGLLKSKIGKLRDLSPLWEMYKDGVDLNSIQWAAH
- the iscU gene encoding Fe-S cluster assembly scaffold IscU, with translation MSYSKEVLDHYENPRNVGSFEKGDDAVGTGMVGAPACGDVMKLQIRVNDAGVIEDAVFKTYGCGSAIASSSLVTEWVKGKTLDQALEIKNTQIAQELALPPVKIHCSILAEDAIKAAVADYKQKHGATAATPEVAPAA
- the iscA gene encoding iron-sulfur cluster assembly protein IscA, coding for MAITLTEKAAQHVSRYLTRRGKGVGLRLGVKTTGCSGLAYKLEYADEVAGEDTVFESHGVKVIVDPKSLPYIDGTELDFAREGLNEGFRFNNPNVKDECGCGESFRV
- the iscR gene encoding Fe-S cluster assembly transcriptional regulator IscR, yielding MRLTTKGRFAVTAMIDLAMRQDAGPVTLAGISQRQRISLSYLEQLFGKLRRHEIVESVRGPGGGYSLARRAEEVTVADIIIAVDEPLDATQCGSKGNCEKGQDGHRGHCMTHELWATLNQKMVEYLDSVSLRDLVEQQRSKQAQQAVLRDTRESGASTQTAATRIPNSVFDMARS